Genomic DNA from Salvia miltiorrhiza cultivar Shanhuang (shh) chromosome 1, IMPLAD_Smil_shh, whole genome shotgun sequence:
ccattttcaatggctatcttttgacatttaattactcattcaattcttaatagatttgaacaagtaaatataccaaattaatctactcaaaatgtagattccaaatatgTCATTTAAtcccattaattacaaagtaattatggactaattaagccatttattccaacacATGTAAGAAGCAGCAACAACAAAAAAGGAGATGGATAATCTTGATTAACCAACCATAATTAGCATAATCCATCATGAAATCTTATGAAATGTAAATTGCATGAAATCTTATGAAATGCAAGCAGATAAGCCAAtaataagtatttttttaaaaaaatctttgCAAGAGGATAAACTAGTTCATTTCCTCATTGTTTTTTCTGCGCTAATTTGCcacacaattttttatttattttttaaatccaGATGCATAATCCCAAAGCACAATGTAACCTTAATCTGAAAATACGAACCGAAACAGCCACGAGAAAGCGATAATGTTGCGCAAAGTCATGCTTTGGAATTGGTTGAAATTCCTTCTTCTGAGATTCATTACCTAAGGCTGGAAAGGTTACGGCGGCGCACGGCGACGAAGACGGCGACTGGTGGAGCATGGagaaaaatttatatattgggccgaatttatgaTTTCAAATCTTATGTTCGAGCAGGCCTGTTTGAGTTATTGGGCCGGTCCAATGTGCTGCTAATAAAACCCTtctcaaaaaataaactttttcGCAGAAAAATGGCTTGCAGCTCGGGGACCTGTCAGTCCGGTTGCTACAGAGACGAGAATTCCGTCGACGAAGACGGCCGGAAAGAGGGGCAGGTGGCGGCGAACGGCGACGGGTCGAATCATGTTTCTCCAAGGCGCGGCGGTGTGAATGCTCCAGGAGTATGCCTCAAGTGCAAGATCAACGAAACCATCGCCGTTACTCACCCCGCCGTTTCTGGCGCCGGCGGAGAGGGCGGGAGGTTCTGTGCCGATTGCTTCCGGAGCAATTTGTTCGGAAAGTTTCGGTTCGCCGTTACCTCGAACGCGATGATCTCGCCTTCCGATAACGTTCTCGTCGCTTTTTCTGGTGGTTCTGCCTCTAGGTATTTTTGTTGTATATTTATGTGTGCGTGTGTAATTGGTGCTTTGAAGTTTGAATGATTTTTTATGATTTCTGAAATCCTGAGATTGATTCTAGTGTGGAGTTTGTTGCTATATTGATTGGCTTTGGCTAATGAATGAAGAATTGATTTAGCGATTTGAAGGTGATATCTTCGATTTTGTTATTTGCTAAGTGAACTGGAGCTTGAAATCCATAGCTCCAAGTAATTGAACAATGTATAGATGCTCATATAGTTTGCCCAAGTTCTTAGCTAGTTAGTGTTGTTTAGGGCTATAGTTGCAATCTCTGAATTCAGCAAGCTATGTTCTTTCTTCTAATCTTAGTGTAGGATtcagaaattttatttttgaagctTAATTACGTTATGTTCAGGGTGGCTCTTCAATTTGTTCATGAGATGCAACAGAAAGCACAGAAGAATTTTGATGCAAGTAGAGAACGACAACGAGTATTGCCAGTATTCGGAGTTGGGGTCGCCTACATTGATGAAATTACCATGTATGCAGAGGTTTCTAGTGAATTTGATAAAGCAACAAGCGAGATGGAACTCATTGTGTCGAACCTATCACCACCAGCCAAACAGTTTTTTATTATTCCTACTGAAAGTGTCTTTTCACCCGATTTGGCTGTTGGGAGAGACAGTTTGACAAGGTTGGGTGATGCTGTCAGCGATCTCACTGGGAAGGAAGATCTCATAAAGCATCTGCGCATGTTGTGTTTGCAAAAGGTTGGGCTCTCTATTACTATGTTGATTCAACATCTGGAAACGGTAGAGTGGAATTACACTACAGTCAGTTATGCATTTTTGACCTTGCAGGCTGCTTTAGACAATGGATATACCAAAATTGTTCTGGGAACGTGCACTTCCCGGATAGCATGCCATGTGCTTGAAGCAACTGTCAAGGTCAGTCcctcacacacacactaaaaaaaggaaaagaaaatctttCACCAAGGCTTTTATGTTCCTAAGAAACAGGGGAAGGCTTAGAATCAATGTCGTATTTATGTTCTTATTTAACCAGGGACAGGGTTTCTCGTTAGCTGCAGATATACAATACATTGATGCAAGGTGGAAGGTGCCTGTGGTGCTTCCTCTTCGTGACTGTCTGTCTGAAGAGTTGAATATGTTATGCAGTCTGGACAGGTGTGTCACAGAAATGTGATGAGATCTTCTCTTAGTGTTTCATGGCTACTTGATTTCTTATTGATATTGAAATTGTTGCTTCATGATGAACTCTCATTTCTTCTCCAGTTTAAAGACTGTAGAAGCATCTCAGCAAGCTCGTGCTGGCATTAATGGATTGATATCGTCGTTTGTAAAACTATTGCAGGTAGGAACCACACGATATTCTCTCTCGTAGACTCTGGCAGAGTCCCTTTTCTGTAAACAAAATATTAGCAGATAAATGTCGAGGCTTTATGCCGTTTCTTTTTTCACAGGAGGAAAATCCTTCACGTGAAAGTACAATTGTAAGGACGGCCGGGAAACTCACGCCTTTCTCTTTCAATAGAACTCCAGAAGTTGGTGATCATAACGATCGTTTGGCTTCTAAGAGGAGGCAAAAGAAATACAACTTAAAGCCCGATGAATCTCAATCCCCAGAGTCCTTTTGCCTCGTATGCAATAGTCCGCTTAAGAAAACCGATGTTTCAAGCCTCAACGGATTCACCCTCAAGGAAACGAGTGCTGACATGTATGCAGCTGCATGCTCGAGCTGCCAATATCAGATCCTTCCAAAGGATACCTCATCTATGGAGCAGTTTCTTTCTCTACTTCCTCAGTCCATCAGTGACAGCCACATGTTTCTGAGGTGACATTTTACTCCTGGGTTTTGGTTCTTTACATGTATAGACTAGTTccatatttgattttggtggGACATGCCATGTTTTGCCTTGTGGTTCACACAGGGAGCAAATACAAGATCTTCTGTTATCAGACAGCGATGACGGAACCTAAAGATGTGATTTGCCCCTCATCAACATTCCTAATCCACCTTCGCTATGTTCTCGTTTAGCAGATTTGGGATTGAAGTTCCAATTGGAAAAGAGCAAGACTTGCCCGCAGATGGAAGCAGGATGTGTGCTGTGATGTTTTGACCTAGTTCTACACTTCTCAGAAAACAAGCTTATTTTTTGTTGAGAAAACAAGGTTTTTCTTTCCCTTTCAACTTATGTAAAGCAACTTAAACCATTTTCACACAAGATTACACGATGATGTTAGCTGTATGTAAAACGCCTCAATTTTTGGACCAACATACagcaattttcaatttttcatacACACTTAATGCAGAAATGCTTGCTGACTACATTTATCCGACAATGTCAAATTTCACTCCCCACCAGTAGATAATGATCCCATACAACAATCTACTTCCAGTCTAAATGACTTCACCAATTACAATGGAATCTGTGAAAAGAATTCCTCGAGTTCACTCTCCCCAACTAGCACTCCAAGTTTTTGGGTCACAACCGTGTCGACTGCATCAGCTCCTATGCTCTTTACGACATCAAGAGAGGACATCGCTATGTACTCGTTCAAGTTGTGGGCCGTTCCATCTATCAAAAACAAAGGCAATCAAGGATACCATAGAAGAATAATCGAGTGCGTTCACTACAAGAAACTACCTTCACCTAGAGTAGGAAGTATACGCGTTAAATTGCTTCAACTTTCCTTACCTTTCCTTACCTTTGGGGGAAGATCTTGTTTTGCATGtgattatgttattttttcTAGGAAAGGTCATTGTGCAAGTGATTAAACTTCAAAAAATTGTGAATAAAGTTATAGTTATTCACTTGTGCTTGAACAAAGTCAAACAAGTTATATGTTACTAGTAGCTATTAGAAACTTTTATATGGTAATAAGCAACAGAATAGGGGCATAAAGCAACTTCAGATTGTCAAATTTAGATAAAGGTGCCATATTGTGCCTATTGCTAGAAATGATTGACAGTGAAAACAAAAGGCAACAAAGGACTTCTACCTTCAGCAGTGATTACTTCATACGAAGGCGGAGTAGCAGTCCAGTTTCCGGAAGGATCTTTCATGTGTCGTCTGTCTGATGCGAATGATTTCAGGAAGATCGGAGCGTGTACAATCCGGAAAACCCTGAAATTATCAAAGCAACAGTTCTCAATCAATCACAGAGAACCCTAATCCACAAGACTCATGGTCATCACAAACTATGCAAATGTGACTAAGATCTTCCAAGAGTCATTAGTTAAGACCACCTTTTAACAGTATATTTGATTGTTGTGCATGCAGCCCAGTATATTGAACAAAGCATGTCATGTTAGAGTTGAGATGTTTCTCCAGCTAAGCTATGCATCGATATGGAGGATTAAAACCACAAGATACATATCTTCTCCTTGAAGAAACAATGCAAATGCATTCATATGGAGACAATAGACCTCAATTTATATTGTAGTTGTGATTATACCAGCAGTGATTCTAAGAGAAATGATTACCCGATTATGCTGTTAATCAGTACTTTCTATACATGCCACGGAGTTCCAGCTTCAAACATATATCTTACCTCTGGAACTCGGAAAACAGCTGAAATGAAGGCCGGACAGTTTCTGCTACGTACGTGGCTAGAGGAGATGGAAAAGGAAGACTAGAATCTAAATCCCACACCAGATGAGGCAAGCTGGTTTCTTTCCTGCTCTGCAAAAGACACCGTGAAACAAGAAGTGTCAGACAGTTATTCTTCTAGCTAGCCACACGAAGAAGTACATTGTTCATCTTACAGTTTGTCCATCCTCAAAAAGACAAACGAATCAAGACTCTTACTTGTACACAGATAACATGATAATCCCACAAAATCACCCCGTCTGCTCTGTGGCTCGCCCTCTGATGCCACAGCGGAATCTGATAAAGAACACTCTCTTTGAGCAATGCAAAGATTTCAAATAAAGTTTGCTATAGTCCACCATTTCAAGAATGTACAGAAACAATGTCTAAGATCAAACAACATTTACTCTCTTTGAGCAGTGCAAAGATTTCAAATAAAGTTTGCTATAGTCCACCATTTCAAGAATGTACAGAAACAATGTCTAAGATCAAACAACATTTACTTGCCTGATTCTTTTCATTGGAAATGAAAACTACGAACAAATCTGAACCATCGGGTTTCGCTATCCCATCCTCACTCAGCTTCTTACATAGAAAGTATATATTCTCTTCACTGACAAAAGAACACTCACCAAATTCAATATCCAAGCCCTAAGAAAAATCTGAAAATGCACAATAAATTTCATAATCAAGACTAATCGAGATAAACAACACTTTTGTTTGGTTTTTTCTTACTGATTAAACATACATCATATATAGAATAATGCAATCAAGAATTTTTGGAAATGCCAATCTGACTTCCGTAAAATGCATTCAATAAAATCATGGAAATCAGTACAAAATGaacaaagaaaaataagaaaacagcAACAATTGTGAATCATAAATTAAAAGTAGTAACGAGAATGATAATCCAGAACTCCATAAACGAAGTAAATTCGCTCTGGCGAGTATTCAAAGCGTACTGCAAGTGTAAAcccaaaaaacaaacaaatagACCAAAATTTTACCAGTAATAAGGAGTGTGCTGGAAACGAGCAATTCCCAAAGGGGCAGCAGCTGATGTTGAAGAAGACGACGATTCCAAATTTAAAGTCGCCATCTTCAGCTTCTCGCAGACTCACAGACTCAgagtatattttttctatttttcctcCATTTATATCACTATATAAATAATTGTAAATGGGCTTCCGTTTCCAGAAATCGGCCCAATAATTTGGGCCGTGGTTTCATTAACACATCGCTCGATCGTATCTCGATACTCTAGCCCAATGGACCTGCCTGAAGAAACCTCCTCCTCAGCCGCCGCCGTCGGCGGTGATGTTCGCCGGCGAAGGACGTGCACGACTGGATGCGGCCGCCCTATAAACGTGTGCCTCTGCCACGCCCTCCCTTCAGCTCCTGTCCCCACGGCTACGCAGGTCGTCATCCTCCACCACCCCCACGAGCGCCGCCACAAACTCGCCACCGTCCCCGTCCTCGCCAAATGCCTCCGGAACTGCGAGATTATCGTCGGACGCAAGATGAAGTACGGGCAATCGGGGCTTCTGGATTCTCTCCACGATCAGGCCAGCGAAAACCCTAATTTGCCTCTCCGTCGAGCTGTTTATCTCTTCCCTGGTATGGTAGCTAAGGTCAAACTGAAAAAGGCTttatctttctttattttttgcTTTGTTGTTTGAGGTGCTGCAGTTTAATGTCGTATGTACCTTGTGCTTTCGTAGTATGTAGTATTTGATTTATAGatgtggcaaaaaaaaaaaaaaaaaattggtgcaATCTTGATTCTTGAAGTTGTTTTTATGTTTAAGCATACCATTAGAATACTTATAATTGTGTGAAATGATCTACCCGCATCTGTACATTGTTTTCTGGTTTTGAATCTTGATGGGAGTGTTGTGCAGGTCCAGAAGCATTGCCATTTGGTGAAGTCAGTCAGATGTATTCCTCTCTTGATGATGCAGGCAAGGAGGGTCTCGTTCTGATCGTTTTTGATGGAACTTGGAAGCACGCCAAGGAAATGATGGTTGCAAGTCTATCGTTTTTATCCAAGTTTGCTGTTCAAGTTTGTTTAAATTTTGATGCTGCAGCAGATGGTGGCACTATTTTTGATTCGGAGTTGATTCTAAGGAAAGAGCCGTTTGCTGGGTGTATGAGTACAATGGAGGCGGTTGCCAGATGTTTACGAGTACTTGAGCCTGATGGCGCTGATATTGAGTCGAGGATCATTGAAGTTTTGAGAGCTATGGTTAGTTTGCAAGCTTGTTACTTGAAGCCCTTGAGGCCTAGAACTAAGTTAGTGAAAAATAATGCAGGGCAAAACAAGATGAATAATGATGATAAAGAATCTCCCTGCCAATGatatcatcaaattaattttgtCCAAATTGTTATATTTATGTGGAAATGATGAACCGCGTTTCATGTTCCATTATGTTAAAGATAGTATATGGCGATGCCTGGAGAGTTTCAGTTTCGTCTACGTGAAGCATGTTGCTTAACAGGTAAGTCTCTGTTTCATAGCTCCTTTTCTTGCTAATTCTAGTCTCATTGTTTTACATTTCCACATACTGATAGGGAGATATCAATGCATTAATCAAGATTTCAGCTATGGATATAAAATGTTAAGAACAATCTATCAAGAAACAAGAACGATAAAAGTATAAGAATCTAAACGTTTCTTGCAAGAAATGTATATATTTGCTTTACATCTGAGTCCCTTGATTGCTGCTTCAAAATGAAGAGAGTACATTTGTAGATCTTGTAAACCTACTCTTAATTGGGGCCGGAAATCATGTGATCCGTGGGCATATAAGCTTCATGCCACCTTACCCCTTTGATGAAAGGATTCTAATGTCTTTCTATTCACATTTGATGCCACCAACCTTTGTAGTCTAATTTGTTGATTAGGAAGCATAATGAATTGGAAAGCAATGCTTCCGTACCTGTATCTTTCACTCTCGTTACACATGATTGACCATTCATATGTTACATAAATTCGCATATTTGCTGGGCGGGACCTTTCATGGGGTATGGTGGTGACTTGTGATTGATTAATACAATTCACAGTTAGAACATGTTCCTTTATTGGAGTTGGGGGCCTGCGTTGGTTAGGTGATGGTGGTGGTCCTAATTTTGCTTTTACCTTTTCCTTTATCCCATGATAAGTGTGGCTCTGCTTTGAAGTTTTGGTCTAGCCATCTTTGTCGTCTCCGTGCTCTGCTACACTGCCTCCAACGCCAGGAGCTCAAGAGAACGAGCTCGTTTGGTAAGTTCTGCTGCATCCACGACCTGGGtttgagtttgagtttgagtCTGCCTCGTCGTCATTCTTTCTTGTTCGGTTAGCAATGCTTGCTGAGTTTGCAGTAAGTTGTTGGAGGAAGCAATTTAGATGGATTGGTTTGTGTGGAGGTGATGTTTCTTGAATTCGTGCAATCATGTTTTGAGCAGCAGCATTTGGTGAAGAAGAGTTAAGTAGTTTTTGTTAGTGTACTTATATAGTTTTTAATAGATGTTTATGCTAATTCCACATTTACTAATGCATGCGGTTTTAGTATCTTTAACTAATGGAGTAGTAATCGCAGCACTTATTAGTACtactaatttatatttatatgtgtaaAGGACATTGTTAGCCAGCTTGTAATGACCCACGGCGCCTCGGTTATCGACAACATTTAATTAAACTTGATTTAAATACTTCAAAAGAATGTAAGTCTACTTATGGagtaataaaataatctacatgaGAGGACCGTTATATTCGTCCCCACTTTTTTGGATGGTCGCTTGCATTTAAAAAttactattaatattatttgataAATCTAAGTAAACTAATTCATTCAGactcaatactaattaattttataataaatgtaGAATAATGCAGCAAACGTTCAACCTAAATTATTTTACCTAAATTTATCCACATAATGTGATTGATTTGCATAGACGAAAATCGCTCTtgtatttatctatttaataCAATTGCAGTAGCATATTTTTTGCCCACAAATGTATCACATCTTTTTCTATGCTACGTTTTTCATTATTTGGAATTATAAAGTTTCAACGGGATACCTGTATACATTGTTGTGAATCTTCTGACATCTTACagcaaaaaaaatgataaattaaacGTTGATATTGGTCAAATCAGAAtcataaattttcaaaaaataataattagtgtGGTCAAAAGAGCATAAATTGcagttttttttgttgttggtTTCCATTGGAAATGTCGTTTTCAGTCTGCTAAAGCAACCGACCAAGCCGGCCAACCTAAATACTCTCTCTCACCTTATCACGGTTGGAAACTTGGAACCAATTACCTCAAGAGTAGTGATTTTCGGACACtgcagtgtccggacactgcatgaaaaaccggtttttttaaGATTTTTTGATTGAGCCGGTTTTTTGTTAATTTatggttttactaaaatatcctttccataaatttctcaactacttttaatcttttccaaaatatattttatttacatttttattttctgtaaatttcattttttttattgccattttttttccgaaaaatattttttaatttttttatcgtttttttatttttcttttaaaatattatttccttaaatttctcaactacttttaatcttttcctaaatatattttatttacatttttattttctgtaaatttcgtttttatattgccatttttttttctaaaaatattttttatttttaaattgttttattatttttttatcgtttttttatttttcttttaaaatattcattccttaaatttctcaactacttttaaaatttatatttttttcgaaattaatattttagttgttttaagagtaaatttttatttttttcaaaaattatgttttattaatttgtttccagatttttttattattattattatttatttttcgaaataaatatttttttcgaaatttatttttttccgaaattaatattttaattgttttaagagtaaatttgttttttttcc
This window encodes:
- the LOC131002126 gene encoding tRNA-uridine aminocarboxypropyltransferase A is translated as MDLPEETSSSAAAVGGDVRRRRTCTTGCGRPINVCLCHALPSAPVPTATQVVILHHPHERRHKLATVPVLAKCLRNCEIIVGRKMKYGQSGLLDSLHDQASENPNLPLRRAVYLFPGPEALPFGEVSQMYSSLDDAGKEGLVLIVFDGTWKHAKEMMVASLSFLSKFAVQVCLNFDAAADGGTIFDSELILRKEPFAGCMSTMEAVARCLRVLEPDGADIESRIIEVLRAMVSLQACYLKPLRPRTKLVKNNAGQNKMNNDDKESPCQ
- the LOC131002216 gene encoding protein N-terminal glutamine amidohydrolase, giving the protein MATLNLESSSSSTSAAAPLGIARFQHTPYYCEENIYFLCKKLSEDGIAKPDGSDLFVVFISNEKNQIPLWHQRASHRADGVILWDYHVICVQSRKETSLPHLVWDLDSSLPFPSPLATYVAETVRPSFQLFSEFQRVFRIVHAPIFLKSFASDRRHMKDPSGNWTATPPSYEVITAEDGTAHNLNEYIAMSSLDVVKSIGADAVDTVVTQKLGVLVGESELEEFFSQIPL
- the LOC131001857 gene encoding cytoplasmic tRNA 2-thiolation protein 2 gives rise to the protein MACSSGTCQSGCYRDENSVDEDGRKEGQVAANGDGSNHVSPRRGGVNAPGVCLKCKINETIAVTHPAVSGAGGEGGRFCADCFRSNLFGKFRFAVTSNAMISPSDNVLVAFSGGSASRVALQFVHEMQQKAQKNFDASRERQRVLPVFGVGVAYIDEITMYAEVSSEFDKATSEMELIVSNLSPPAKQFFIIPTESVFSPDLAVGRDSLTRLGDAVSDLTGKEDLIKHLRMLCLQKAALDNGYTKIVLGTCTSRIACHVLEATVKGQGFSLAADIQYIDARWKVPVVLPLRDCLSEELNMLCSLDSLKTVEASQQARAGINGLISSFVKLLQEENPSRESTIVRTAGKLTPFSFNRTPEVGDHNDRLASKRRQKKYNLKPDESQSPESFCLVCNSPLKKTDVSSLNGFTLKETSADMYAAACSSCQYQILPKDTSSMEQFLSLLPQSISDSHMFLREQIQDLLLSDSDDGT